The following is a genomic window from Leptospira selangorensis.
AAAATGTACGAGATCAAATTATCAGGAATGACCTGCGAACATTGTGTAAGAACGGTATCTAAAACAATCCAATCTTTCGATTCCGAGTCTAAACCGGTAGTGGACTTAAACTCCCAGACTGCACGTTTCGAAACCAAAAAAGATATTTCTTCTCTTCCAAAACTATTAGAAGAAGAAGGATATCCAGTGGTTTCCATCAACCAGGAGTAAAAGAATGAACGCGGAAATTAGAGAAGATATCAAAACCTTCTCCCCCGAAGAAAAAACATCCGAGATCACTTTAGATCTTTTCGGAATGACCTGCGCCAATTGTGCAAGAAGGATAGAAACAGGATTAAACAAAGTCCCAGGTGTAGAAGAAGCCAGGGTAAACTTCGGAAGAGAGACTGCATTCATAAGATTCAACGAGTCTGTAAATTCTTCGGAATTATTTTCTAAAGTCGAATCCCTAGGTTATTCAGCAAAGGAACACTCGGAGAATAATTATAAAGAAACGGAAGAGTTACATAGAAAGGAAAGATCCAAATTAAGATCTAGATTTTTTATCTCTCTTTTATTTGCTTCCCCACTCTTCTATTCCATGGTTTCCCATTTTTCCTTTTTGGAATTCCTACCGAATCCTAAAGCTCTAATGCATCCTTGGATACAATTTGGATTGGCATTTCCAGTACAGTTTTGGATCGGATTTCCGTTTTATAAAAGTGCATTCAGAGCGATCAAGAACGGAAGTGCAAACATGGATGTATTGGTTTCCTTAGGAACCTCTGCAGCATTCGGATATAGTTTTATACTTTCCGTTTTGCAAGGCCTAGAACAAGGAGATCTTTTCTTCTCATCCTTCTGGAAAGAAGGCGCACATATACATTCACTTCCACCTTTATACTACGAAACATCCGCAGTATTACTTTGTTTTATACTCGCAGGCAAATGGATGGAGGCAGAAGCAAAAGGAAAAAGTTCCTCCGCAATCCAAACCTTACTGGAATTAAAACCGGAAACAGCTCGTATTAAAAAAGAAGAAACTTGGTCTGAAATCCCCACTGAATACGTAAAAAAAGGGGATATCCTACAAGTCAGACCTGGAGAAAAATTTCCGGTAGATGGACTAGTGTTAGAAGGTTTTAGCTCCGTGGATGAATCCATGTTAACGGGAGAAAGTCTTCCTCTAGACAAAAAGAAAGACAGCCAAGTATTCGGGGGAACAGTTAACGGGAATGGAAATTTGATCATCCAAGCCACTTCCGTCGGTTCCGAAACAGTACTCGCATCTATCATCAAAACCGTCGAAGAAGCACAAAGTTCTAAGGCCCCTATCCAAAAGATCGCGGATAAAATTTCCGCAGTATTTGTTCCGGCCGTGATCCTGATCTCTTTGTTTAACTTTTTATTATGGTTCTTCTTTTTAGAAGCAGGAGAACTAGGATCCGCGCTGGAAAAATCAATCGCTATCTTGGTAATTGCATGTCCCTGTGCTTTAGGACTTGCCACTCCAATTTCAATTTTGGTCGGAACAGGAAAGGCCGCAAGCATTGGGATCTTATTCAGAAACTCGGAAGTTTTAGAAACTACTGCTTCCTTAAATCTGATAGCATTCGATAAAACAGGAACAATCACCGAAGGAAATCCTTCCGTAACGGATTATAAATTTGTAGGAGAAGAATCGGATCTACTCTCTTCTTCTGCATCCGCAGAATCTGCATCTTCTCACCCTTTAGGAAAGGCTATTGTTTCATTTGTGAAATCAAAAGGTCATTCCGTTGTTTCT
Proteins encoded in this region:
- a CDS encoding heavy-metal-associated domain-containing protein: MYEIKLSGMTCEHCVRTVSKTIQSFDSESKPVVDLNSQTARFETKKDISSLPKLLEEEGYPVVSINQE
- a CDS encoding heavy metal translocating P-type ATPase: MNAEIREDIKTFSPEEKTSEITLDLFGMTCANCARRIETGLNKVPGVEEARVNFGRETAFIRFNESVNSSELFSKVESLGYSAKEHSENNYKETEELHRKERSKLRSRFFISLLFASPLFYSMVSHFSFLEFLPNPKALMHPWIQFGLAFPVQFWIGFPFYKSAFRAIKNGSANMDVLVSLGTSAAFGYSFILSVLQGLEQGDLFFSSFWKEGAHIHSLPPLYYETSAVLLCFILAGKWMEAEAKGKSSSAIQTLLELKPETARIKKEETWSEIPTEYVKKGDILQVRPGEKFPVDGLVLEGFSSVDESMLTGESLPLDKKKDSQVFGGTVNGNGNLIIQATSVGSETVLASIIKTVEEAQSSKAPIQKIADKISAVFVPAVILISLFNFLLWFFFLEAGELGSALEKSIAILVIACPCALGLATPISILVGTGKAASIGILFRNSEVLETTASLNLIAFDKTGTITEGNPSVTDYKFVGEESDLLSSSASAESASSHPLGKAIVSFVKSKGHSVVSPENLQTVPGLGITAKVNRNKIKIGKLEFFEDKESLPKDLLEISNSWEKEGKTVVWSRSENGKSINSNTAAGSTADSAPDAHVGTPTWIIFAIEDTIRQNAKFALEKLDSLGIETLLLTGDHQSVAESISSKVGIKNVHASLLPKEKAEILSGLQSEGKTVGMTGDGINDSPALAKADVGFAMGTGTGVAIETAGVVLVKGDLEKIAEAILIAKATTGNIRQNFFWALAYNTLGIPIAAAGLLAPWIAGAMMAFSSVSVVLNALRLKKRT